From Arachis stenosperma cultivar V10309 chromosome 2, arast.V10309.gnm1.PFL2, whole genome shotgun sequence, one genomic window encodes:
- the LOC130963454 gene encoding probable pectinesterase/pectinesterase inhibitor 36, translated as MEYLYNMCNGGAPERAFSRSSSNGGIMLASWNPSTSKADFIVSQDGSGTHKTIRDAVEALALRGSKNQERTIIYVRAGVYHEKVVIGPKLKNVMFVGDGMDRTIVTGSRSVADGSSTLGSATFDISGDGFWARDMTFENTTGPRKHQAVALKSGSDFSVFYRCRFRAYQDTLYVFANRQFYRDCQIYGTIDFIFGDATVVIQNSDIYVRKPMLSQSNYIAAQGREDPTKTTGISIINCKVRPTSDFVTSESSIKTFLGRPWKKYSRTVVMKSDLDGLIDPKGWGQWDGEFAIRTLYYGEYMNYGSGASLRNRVNWPGFHVLNSANEAYPFSVSEFLQGGRWIPASGVPFSSGI; from the exons atggaatatttgtacaatatgTGCAATGGAG GAGCACCAGAGAGAGCATTTTCCAGATCATCAAGTAATGGTGGAATAATGTTAGCATCATGGAATCCATCAACATCGAAAGCAGACTTCATAGTATCACAAGATGGTTCAGGAACACACAAAACAATAAGAGATGCAGTGGAAGCACTTGCTTTAAGGGGTAGCAAGAATCAAGAAAGAACAATTATTTATGTTAGAGCAGGTGTGTACCATGAGAAGGTTGTGATCGGACCCAAATTGAAGAATGTGATGTTTGTTGGAGATGGCATGGACAGAACCATTGTCACTGGAAGCAGAAGTGTTGCTGATGGTTCTTCTACTCTTGGTTCAGCCACATTTG ATATATCTGGAGATGGATTTTGGGCAAGAGACATGACATTTGAAAACACAACAGGACCAAGAAAGCACCAAGCAGTAGCACTAAAATCAGGTTCAGACTTTTCAGTTTTCTACAGATGCAGATTCAGAGCATACCAAGACACACTCTATGTCTTTGCTAACCGCCAATTCTACCGAGATTGCCAAATCTATGGAACCATAGACTTCATCTTCGGAGATGCCACAGTTGTCATTCAAAACAGTGACATCTATGTGAGAAAACCAATGTTGTCCCAATCAAACTATATAGCAGCACAAGGGAGAGAAGACCCTACAAAAACAACTGGGATTTCAATAATCAATTGTAAGGTTAGGCCAACAAGTGATTTTGTTACATCTGAGAGCTCAATCAAGACATTCTTGGGTAGGCCTTGGAAGAAGTATTCTAGGACTGTGGTGATGAAGAGTGATTTGGATGGTTTGATTGATCCGAAAGGATGGGGGCAATGGGACGGTGAATTTGCAATTAGGACTTTGTATTATGGTGAGTATATGAATTATGGGAGTGGTGCTTCTTTAAGGAATAGGGTTAATTGGCCTGGCTTTCATGTTTTGAATAGTGCTAATGAGGCTTATCCTTTCAGTGTTAGTGAGTTCTTGCAAGGTGGTAGGTGGATTCCAGCTTCTGGGGTTCCATTTTCCTCTGggatctaa